In Streptomyces sp. P3, one DNA window encodes the following:
- a CDS encoding proline/glycine betaine ABC transporter permease, with product MTVVLEKPEKSGTAEPVAPRGSRRTVGRPLRIGVILVLWLVLFAVLRGKQTLSLAAADLTDLHRWFNDVNDSIGANRDSNPLFLYFFNEIRLVIDTLAAFVQELISQPSAGRPLPQIGWLGVVGIVGYVSWAFGNWRVALLAVAGFTFLGLQGLWQESMDTLALTLSSVLVALLFAIPLGVWAGLSDRFHRIMTPFLDFMQTMPTFVYLAPLTLFFLIGGASATIATVIYAAPPAIRITAHAIRSVPETTVEAAESLGATRRQSLTKVLLPMSRRTVVMGVNQTIMAALAMVTIAALIDAPGLGKTVVQALQSLDVGTAFNAGLSIVVMAIVLDRVTTAASTREEEARRSKNRFLAWRRPLLGAGAAVTAVLVYLSHTFVWAAEFPGEGGLGSSIAGAADTTTTWVQDHLSGVTNTVRDALTNGLLNPFQSLLTDSPWWLVGAVLIALGAVLGGIRAGITTAVCVGLLVATGMWSDAMTTLASTVVATALVMLLGVVLGVWMGRSALVDRVLRPSLDAAQVMPPFVYLVPFLALFGATRFTAIVAAVVYAAPVAIKIIGDGVRNVPAATVEAATSAGCDTWQIITKVQLPMARGALTLATNQGLIYVLSMVVVGGLVGAGALGYDVVAGFSQGQLFGKGLAAGLAIVLLGVMFDRITQAAARRTSA from the coding sequence TCACCGATCTGCACCGGTGGTTCAACGACGTCAACGACTCGATCGGTGCGAACCGCGACTCCAACCCGCTGTTCCTGTACTTCTTCAACGAGATCCGTCTCGTCATCGACACTCTGGCCGCGTTCGTCCAGGAGCTGATCTCGCAGCCGTCGGCCGGCCGGCCCCTCCCGCAGATCGGCTGGCTCGGAGTCGTCGGCATCGTCGGCTACGTCTCCTGGGCTTTCGGTAACTGGCGGGTCGCCCTGCTGGCGGTGGCGGGTTTCACCTTCCTCGGGCTGCAGGGGCTGTGGCAGGAGAGCATGGACACCCTGGCGCTGACCCTGTCCTCGGTCCTGGTGGCGCTGCTGTTCGCGATCCCGCTCGGGGTGTGGGCGGGGCTGTCCGACCGGTTCCACCGGATCATGACGCCCTTCCTGGACTTCATGCAGACGATGCCGACCTTCGTCTACCTCGCCCCGCTGACGCTGTTCTTCCTCATCGGCGGAGCCTCCGCCACCATCGCCACGGTGATCTACGCGGCCCCGCCGGCCATCCGTATCACCGCGCACGCCATCCGGTCCGTGCCCGAGACCACCGTCGAGGCGGCCGAGTCGCTGGGCGCGACACGTCGGCAGTCGCTGACGAAGGTCCTGCTGCCGATGTCCAGGCGGACCGTGGTGATGGGCGTCAACCAGACCATCATGGCCGCCCTGGCCATGGTCACCATCGCCGCCCTCATCGACGCTCCCGGTCTCGGCAAGACCGTGGTGCAGGCGCTGCAGTCGCTCGACGTCGGCACCGCCTTCAACGCGGGCCTGTCCATCGTCGTCATGGCGATCGTCCTCGACCGGGTGACGACCGCGGCCAGCACCCGCGAGGAGGAGGCCCGGCGTTCGAAGAACCGGTTCCTCGCCTGGCGGCGGCCGCTGCTGGGCGCGGGCGCGGCCGTCACCGCGGTCCTGGTCTACCTGTCGCACACGTTCGTGTGGGCGGCCGAGTTCCCCGGCGAGGGCGGTCTCGGCAGTTCCATCGCGGGCGCGGCGGACACCACGACGACCTGGGTGCAGGACCACTTGTCGGGTGTCACCAACACCGTCCGTGACGCCCTCACGAACGGGCTGCTCAACCCCTTCCAGTCACTGCTCACCGACTCCCCGTGGTGGCTGGTCGGCGCCGTACTGATCGCACTCGGCGCGGTGCTCGGCGGCATACGGGCCGGCATCACCACGGCCGTCTGCGTCGGCCTGCTGGTCGCCACCGGGATGTGGTCGGACGCCATGACGACGCTGGCCTCGACCGTCGTCGCGACGGCGCTGGTGATGCTGCTCGGCGTCGTTCTCGGTGTGTGGATGGGCCGCAGCGCTCTCGTGGACCGGGTGTTGCGGCCGAGTCTGGACGCGGCGCAGGTCATGCCGCCGTTCGTCTATCTGGTGCCGTTCCTCGCGCTGTTCGGCGCGACCCGCTTCACGGCCATCGTCGCCGCCGTGGTGTATGCGGCTCCCGTCGCCATCAAGATCATCGGGGATGGGGTGCGGAACGTGCCCGCGGCCACCGTGGAGGCGGCCACCTCCGCCGGGTGCGACACCTGGCAGATCATCACCAAGGTCCAGCTGCCGATGGCACGCGGCGCCCTGACCCTCGCGACCAACCAGGGTCTGATCTACGTGCTGTCGATGGTTGTGGTGGGCGGCCTGGTAGGCGCGGGCGCCCTCGGCTACGACGTCGTGGCCGGTTTCTCGCAGGGCCAGCTGTTCGGGAAGGGGCTCGCCGCGGGGCTGGCCATCGTCCTTCTCGGAGTCATGTTCGACCGCATCACCCAGGCCGCGGCGCGGCGAACCAGTGCGTAA
- a CDS encoding tetratricopeptide repeat protein, whose product MPRCNRPDCGLGEIDDEGFCPVCDRRPLPPEHAAPPAVAGREQRVGPPRGVSVGVAQVRPDPWYGLALIDSGLAADLPDQPLPAQGPVAEEHRFCANPVCGQPVGRGHGEQPGRTAGFCANCGTRFDFAQPHGLTIAGRYDVERVLGSGAYGAAYLAHDRNLETQVVLKALNRSVARTAEHERDVLVGLRHDSIVRILGYEPEGPHLVLEYVPGVALSARDGDRLETLLAHGVRILQALDYLHARGLLHCDVKPLNVIRFREEGSAGSARPLDRVRLIDFGAVRSQEEAGPIVAYTKAYAPPEDDPEHVRPTPGFDLYGLGMTLREVCRAHGADRAAPGVDSLMLLLDRATDVVVPERRFVSARQFGEQLSGVVRQIVAAPPAGRQVARPSALFGSMTEPLHGGLGTARPLDHWVRATVTGDALLAMPEPFSCPGPHDMAGALPTPLSDPDDPRIGDVAGNALAESRLALRRGDITRAAQALTRAALPDWHWLHAWYSGLIALAREDVPRAAGHFTEVRRALPGELIPQLALGLCAEYRGDHEAARSHYGTVFDTTPALGAAGFGLARVHLLSGRRAQAVAVAERLAQEFRYEREARVAVIRLLVTVPARQRPPAPPTHDDLAGARAALDGLHVDDAAAAGLEAEIQYAEFPRAHDRLRLSEAVRGLGAHAPTERAYVALVDLANRLRPALDWRWPALRRRTGRSRVEAGPDTLSS is encoded by the coding sequence TTGCCGAGGTGCAACCGCCCCGACTGCGGCCTGGGCGAGATCGACGACGAGGGCTTCTGCCCGGTGTGCGACCGGCGCCCGCTGCCGCCGGAACACGCCGCCCCGCCCGCCGTCGCGGGCCGGGAACAGCGCGTCGGCCCGCCGCGCGGCGTCAGCGTCGGCGTGGCGCAGGTGCGCCCGGACCCCTGGTACGGCCTCGCCCTGATCGATTCCGGTCTCGCCGCCGACCTCCCCGACCAGCCGCTTCCCGCGCAGGGCCCGGTCGCCGAGGAGCACCGGTTCTGCGCGAACCCCGTCTGCGGGCAGCCGGTGGGCCGAGGGCACGGCGAGCAGCCCGGCCGCACCGCGGGATTCTGCGCGAACTGCGGAACCCGCTTCGACTTCGCCCAGCCGCACGGCCTCACCATCGCGGGACGCTACGACGTGGAGCGGGTCCTCGGCTCGGGGGCCTACGGCGCCGCGTATCTCGCCCACGACCGCAACCTCGAGACGCAGGTGGTCCTCAAGGCGCTGAACCGGTCGGTGGCGAGGACGGCCGAGCACGAGCGGGACGTGCTGGTCGGGCTCCGGCACGACAGCATCGTCCGCATCCTCGGCTACGAACCCGAGGGACCCCACCTCGTGCTCGAGTACGTGCCGGGCGTCGCTCTGTCGGCGCGCGACGGAGACCGGCTCGAGACGCTCCTCGCGCACGGCGTCCGCATCCTCCAGGCGCTCGACTACCTGCACGCCAGGGGGCTGTTGCACTGCGACGTCAAACCCCTGAACGTCATCCGGTTCCGGGAGGAGGGCTCCGCCGGCTCCGCCCGGCCGCTGGACCGGGTGCGGCTCATCGACTTCGGCGCGGTGCGCTCCCAGGAGGAGGCCGGGCCGATCGTCGCCTACACCAAGGCGTACGCGCCCCCCGAGGACGACCCCGAACACGTGAGGCCCACCCCCGGATTCGACCTGTACGGCCTCGGCATGACCCTGCGGGAGGTGTGCCGTGCGCACGGCGCCGACCGGGCGGCGCCGGGGGTGGACTCGCTGATGCTGCTGCTGGACCGTGCCACGGACGTCGTCGTACCCGAGCGGCGATTCGTTTCGGCACGCCAGTTCGGCGAGCAGCTCAGCGGCGTGGTCCGGCAGATCGTGGCCGCGCCGCCGGCCGGCCGCCAGGTGGCCCGGCCCTCGGCGCTGTTCGGCTCGATGACCGAACCCCTGCACGGCGGACTGGGCACGGCGCGTCCCCTCGACCACTGGGTCCGGGCGACCGTGACCGGGGACGCCCTGCTGGCCATGCCCGAGCCGTTCTCCTGCCCGGGCCCTCACGACATGGCGGGCGCGCTGCCCACACCCCTGTCCGACCCCGACGATCCGCGCATCGGCGACGTGGCCGGAAACGCGTTGGCCGAGAGCCGCCTCGCGCTGCGCCGCGGGGACATCACCCGGGCCGCACAGGCGCTCACCCGCGCCGCACTGCCCGACTGGCACTGGCTGCACGCCTGGTACTCCGGCCTGATCGCGCTGGCCCGCGAGGACGTGCCCCGGGCCGCCGGCCACTTCACCGAGGTACGACGGGCCCTGCCGGGAGAACTGATCCCGCAGCTCGCGCTCGGCCTGTGCGCCGAGTACCGCGGCGACCACGAGGCCGCCCGCTCGCACTACGGCACCGTCTTCGACACCACGCCCGCGCTCGGCGCGGCCGGCTTCGGGCTGGCACGGGTGCACCTGCTGTCCGGCCGGCGCGCGCAAGCCGTGGCCGTCGCGGAACGGCTCGCCCAGGAGTTCCGCTACGAACGCGAGGCGCGGGTCGCGGTCATCCGTCTGCTCGTCACCGTCCCCGCCCGGCAGCGCCCGCCCGCCCCGCCGACGCACGACGACCTGGCCGGCGCCCGTGCCGCACTGGACGGCCTCCACGTGGACGACGCCGCGGCCGCCGGCCTCGAGGCGGAGATCCAGTACGCCGAGTTCCCGCGCGCCCACGACCGGCTGAGGCTGTCGGAAGCGGTCCGCGGGCTGGGCGCGCACGCTCCCACCGAGCGCGCCTACGTGGCCCTGGTGGATCTGGCGAACCGGCTGCGCCCCGCGCTGGACTGGAGGTGGCCGGCGCTTCGCAGGCGAACCGGTCGTTCCCGTGTCGAAGCGGGACCCGACACGCTAAGCTCCTGA
- a CDS encoding hydrophobic protein — MVPLLLVLLLALILFGAGFALKALWWIAVIVLVVWLVGFFARSTGAGGARGRWYRW, encoded by the coding sequence ATGGTTCCCTTGCTGCTGGTTCTTCTGCTCGCCCTGATCCTCTTCGGCGCCGGGTTCGCCCTCAAGGCGCTGTGGTGGATCGCCGTCATCGTCCTCGTGGTCTGGCTGGTCGGCTTCTTCGCCCGCTCGACCGGAGCAGGCGGGGCACGGGGCCGCTGGTACCGCTGGTAG
- a CDS encoding ABC transporter substrate-binding protein, translated as MARQARRWRAGAAGMAVLGLTLTACGGAKVGDSSSGTGGGADGSAKCGTFNLAVNPWVGYEADAAVVAYVAENDLHCKVTKKDLKEEIAWQGFGTGEVDAVLENWGHDDLKKKYITGQKTAVEAGPTGNKGIIGWYVPPWLAKAHPDITDWSNLNKYAAKFKTSESGGKGQLLDGDPSYVTNDEALVKNLKLDFKVVYAGSETALIQAYRKAEKNKEWVIGYFYEPQWFLSEVPLVKVNLPAYKAGCDADAEKIACDYPVYDLDKIVSAKFAKSGSPAYDLVKKFNWTNDDQNVVARYIAVDKMTSEAAAKKWVEANRAKVDAWIK; from the coding sequence ATGGCAAGGCAAGCAAGACGATGGAGAGCCGGCGCGGCCGGCATGGCGGTCCTCGGGCTCACCCTCACCGCCTGCGGCGGTGCGAAGGTCGGCGACAGCTCCTCAGGGACCGGCGGCGGCGCGGACGGCTCCGCCAAGTGCGGCACCTTCAACCTCGCGGTCAACCCCTGGGTGGGTTACGAGGCGGACGCCGCGGTCGTCGCGTACGTCGCGGAGAACGACCTGCACTGCAAGGTCACCAAGAAGGACCTCAAGGAGGAGATCGCCTGGCAGGGCTTCGGGACCGGCGAGGTGGACGCCGTCCTGGAGAACTGGGGCCACGACGACCTCAAGAAGAAGTACATCACCGGCCAGAAGACCGCCGTGGAGGCCGGCCCGACGGGGAACAAGGGCATCATCGGCTGGTACGTGCCGCCGTGGCTGGCGAAGGCGCATCCGGACATCACCGACTGGAGCAACCTGAACAAGTACGCGGCGAAGTTCAAGACCTCGGAGTCGGGAGGCAAGGGCCAGCTTCTCGACGGCGACCCGTCGTACGTGACCAACGACGAGGCGCTGGTGAAGAACCTGAAGCTGGACTTCAAGGTGGTGTACGCGGGCAGTGAGACCGCGCTCATCCAGGCCTACCGCAAGGCGGAGAAGAACAAGGAGTGGGTGATCGGCTACTTCTACGAGCCCCAGTGGTTCCTCTCCGAGGTGCCGCTCGTGAAGGTGAACCTGCCCGCGTACAAGGCGGGTTGCGACGCCGACGCGGAGAAGATCGCGTGCGACTACCCGGTGTACGACCTGGACAAGATCGTCAGCGCGAAGTTCGCCAAGTCCGGCAGCCCGGCCTACGACCTGGTGAAGAAGTTCAACTGGACGAACGACGACCAGAACGTCGTGGCCCGGTACATCGCGGTCGACAAGATGACCTCCGAGGCCGCGGCCAAGAAGTGGGTCGAGGCCAACCGCGCCAAGGTGGACGCCTGGATCAAGTGA
- a CDS encoding serine protease encodes MALHHHSENAWRVRVDDEGGAPCGAGVLLDDRHALTCAHVVRYAGAQPQGTASCVRIRSVACSPEWTRTARVVPGSWVHEHGTRRGDVALLALDEPVDCATRTTLWKVPISGGRVRVYGFPQAEPYGMATDAELAGSGGREGEWGLLRQIRAGDPWIEAGYSGAGVVALDGEFEGRVIGIVVADYVNGDARAAWMLPTETLLTYLPGIKEFTGGHRTDELGPSGGELPQDVLHDPLRLALTQELTRLLDGGWSGTVAVGTDASVGAGSSWLVRLVRTADPAARATVSDAELTEAPGDTVLGLGSIDAAYDACGRSVAEVRRYLTGRFGLRAEDDREAVRRLVRRRPPACLVVGRVDRAADPDALVRDLLGPLARRARSSGLRLVLGFEDRPPEDLVHDVSLDPAPVVGPASASVTSAQAQTAVGRLAAEEEAAARLWARWGEKFFGAPRPPRSAAPRLRIRLAVARTTEPNPELTAVHERALEARAEVAAFDRALRRLAEDHADLVTSLELHRVRAARFFGEEDRRLAELHAPAARALQTVPIDLATARGLVRLHTDEVNRRIDEG; translated from the coding sequence ATGGCGCTGCATCACCACAGTGAGAACGCGTGGCGGGTGAGGGTGGACGACGAGGGTGGGGCTCCCTGCGGTGCCGGGGTGCTGCTCGACGACCGGCACGCGCTGACCTGCGCGCATGTCGTCCGGTACGCGGGAGCGCAGCCGCAGGGCACGGCGTCCTGCGTGCGGATCAGGAGTGTGGCGTGCAGCCCGGAGTGGACGCGCACCGCGCGCGTGGTCCCCGGATCGTGGGTGCACGAGCACGGCACACGACGCGGCGACGTGGCGCTGCTCGCACTCGACGAGCCGGTCGACTGCGCGACCAGGACCACCCTGTGGAAGGTGCCGATCTCCGGCGGCAGGGTGCGGGTGTACGGCTTCCCACAGGCCGAGCCCTACGGCATGGCGACGGACGCCGAACTGGCCGGTTCCGGCGGCAGGGAGGGCGAATGGGGCCTGTTGCGACAGATCCGCGCCGGTGACCCGTGGATCGAGGCGGGCTACTCCGGCGCCGGAGTCGTCGCGCTCGACGGCGAGTTCGAGGGCAGGGTCATCGGCATCGTGGTGGCCGACTACGTCAACGGCGACGCCCGGGCGGCCTGGATGCTGCCGACCGAGACGCTGCTGACGTACCTGCCGGGCATCAAGGAGTTCACCGGTGGCCACCGCACCGACGAACTCGGTCCGTCCGGAGGCGAGTTGCCGCAGGACGTGCTGCACGACCCGCTGCGCCTCGCGCTCACCCAGGAGCTCACCCGGCTGCTCGACGGCGGCTGGTCGGGCACCGTGGCCGTCGGCACCGACGCCTCGGTCGGCGCGGGCTCCTCGTGGCTGGTGCGGCTGGTGCGCACGGCCGACCCGGCGGCCCGCGCGACCGTGTCCGACGCCGAGCTGACCGAGGCCCCCGGGGACACCGTTCTGGGACTCGGCTCCATCGACGCGGCGTACGACGCCTGCGGCAGGTCGGTCGCCGAGGTGCGCCGGTACCTGACGGGCCGGTTCGGGCTGCGCGCGGAGGACGACCGCGAGGCGGTCCGCCGGCTGGTGCGTCGCCGGCCTCCCGCGTGCCTGGTGGTGGGCCGCGTCGACCGGGCGGCGGACCCGGACGCACTCGTACGGGACCTGCTCGGGCCGCTGGCCCGCCGGGCCCGCTCGAGCGGCCTGCGTCTGGTCCTGGGTTTCGAGGACCGACCCCCGGAGGACCTCGTCCACGACGTGTCCCTCGACCCGGCCCCCGTCGTCGGTCCGGCCTCCGCGAGCGTGACCTCGGCCCAGGCGCAGACGGCGGTCGGACGGCTCGCCGCCGAGGAGGAGGCCGCGGCACGGCTGTGGGCGCGGTGGGGCGAGAAGTTCTTCGGCGCGCCCCGCCCGCCGCGCAGCGCCGCACCCCGCCTGCGGATCCGGCTGGCCGTCGCCCGGACCACCGAGCCCAACCCCGAGCTCACCGCCGTCCACGAACGCGCCCTCGAAGCCCGTGCCGAGGTCGCCGCCTTCGACCGGGCGCTGCGGCGGCTGGCGGAGGACCACGCGGACCTCGTCACGAGCCTCGAACTGCACCGGGTGCGCGCGGCGCGGTTCTTCGGCGAGGAGGACCGGCGGCTCGCCGAGCTGCACGCCCCCGCGGCCCGCGCGCTGCAGACCGTGCCGATCGACCTCGCGACCGCCCGCGGACTGGTCCGGCTCCACACCGACGAGGTCAACCGACGGATCGACGAAGGGTGA